A portion of the Bacillota bacterium genome contains these proteins:
- a CDS encoding acyl-CoA dehydrogenase family protein — MRFQSYAYGRNHFTLDPDLQAVLRHFWPDARAHWPELERWGELLGGEAYKVGYHVDQEAPPVLVMHDLDGNRVDRVRLSPAQEALLPKLAPLMEPPYRGGSWHHHYALGYLLADPGLYCILTITQQVAYAVHKYAPEQSAWKERLLAGEAWGATWMTEIQGGSDLGANRTTARRADPGGRLWLLSGGDKYFASGAGLADVAVVTARPEGAPEGPKGLALFLVPRLRRDGTLNFRVRRLKEKSATRAVPSGEVELEEAEAFLIGEAGQGIYYTLEVLTSSRLANAVAAMGIAQKARLEALFRVTRRTAFGRALAEHPLVRRDLVDLAVRQAGGLALAFRAVDAFDKSWHERPPYSPEYHYARFLSHLAKNRTADHAAESTRLAMELFGGLGFLEEYAVARWHREALITPIWEGTSNIQALDLLEAMVKKRAHESFLAEFVPMLEEAGTPEAAEARRVIEGELARLAAAGPEEAEWYAKHALTRLADAAQVGLLYRLARSGGERYARLATLYARRFLFGEEYPSWALSEPGIVELPETAEEAGREEGVGIHA; from the coding sequence GTGAGGTTTCAGTCCTATGCATACGGCAGGAACCACTTCACCCTGGACCCGGACCTGCAGGCCGTGCTCCGGCACTTCTGGCCCGACGCCCGGGCCCACTGGCCGGAGCTCGAGCGCTGGGGCGAGCTCCTGGGCGGCGAGGCCTACAAGGTCGGCTACCACGTCGACCAGGAAGCCCCGCCCGTCCTCGTGATGCACGACCTGGACGGGAACCGCGTGGACCGCGTGCGGCTCTCCCCCGCCCAGGAGGCCCTGCTCCCCAAGCTCGCGCCGCTCATGGAACCGCCCTACCGGGGCGGGAGCTGGCACCACCACTACGCGCTCGGGTACCTCCTGGCCGACCCCGGGCTGTACTGCATCCTGACCATCACCCAGCAGGTCGCCTACGCCGTCCACAAGTACGCGCCCGAGCAGAGCGCGTGGAAGGAGCGCCTCCTCGCCGGCGAAGCGTGGGGCGCCACCTGGATGACCGAGATCCAGGGAGGAAGCGACCTCGGCGCGAACCGGACCACCGCCCGGCGCGCCGACCCGGGAGGCCGGCTCTGGCTCCTCTCGGGCGGGGACAAGTACTTCGCCAGCGGCGCCGGCCTCGCCGACGTCGCCGTCGTCACCGCCCGGCCCGAGGGCGCGCCGGAGGGGCCCAAGGGGCTGGCCCTCTTCCTCGTCCCCCGCCTCCGCCGCGACGGCACGCTCAACTTCCGCGTGCGGCGCCTCAAGGAGAAGAGCGCCACCCGCGCCGTCCCCTCCGGCGAGGTGGAGCTGGAGGAGGCCGAGGCCTTCCTGATCGGGGAGGCCGGCCAGGGCATCTACTACACCCTGGAGGTCCTCACCTCGTCCCGGCTGGCCAACGCCGTCGCCGCCATGGGCATCGCCCAGAAGGCGCGCCTGGAGGCGCTCTTCCGCGTCACCCGGCGGACCGCCTTCGGCCGGGCGCTGGCGGAGCACCCGCTGGTGCGGCGCGACCTGGTCGACCTGGCCGTCCGCCAGGCGGGCGGGCTCGCCCTCGCCTTCCGCGCCGTCGACGCCTTCGACAAGAGCTGGCACGAGCGGCCGCCCTACAGCCCGGAGTACCACTACGCCCGCTTCCTCTCGCACCTGGCGAAGAACCGGACCGCCGACCACGCCGCGGAGAGCACCCGCCTGGCGATGGAGCTCTTCGGCGGGCTGGGCTTCCTGGAGGAGTACGCGGTGGCGCGCTGGCACCGGGAGGCGCTGATCACGCCCATCTGGGAGGGGACGAGCAACATCCAGGCGCTGGACCTGCTCGAGGCCATGGTGAAGAAGCGGGCGCACGAGAGCTTCCTGGCCGAGTTCGTCCCGATGCTGGAGGAAGCCGGCACGCCGGAGGCCGCCGAGGCGCGGCGCGTCATCGAGGGCGAGCTGGCGCGGCTGGCCGCGGCCGGGCCGGAGGAGGCGGAGTGGTACGCCAAGCACGCCCTCACCCGCCTGGCCGACGCCGCCCAGGTCGGGCTCCTCTACCGGCTGGCCCGGAGCGGGGGCGAGCGCTACGCGCGGCTGGCGACGCTCTACGCGCGGAGGTTCCTCTTCGGGGAGGAGTACCCTTCCTGGGCGCTGAGCGAGCCCGGGATCGTCGAGCTGCCGGAGACCGCCGAGGAAGCCGGGCGAGAGGAGGGCGTGGGGATCCATGCGTGA
- a CDS encoding helix-turn-helix domain-containing protein codes for MTALAISPTRGELLRLAQRVVEGDGSALEPLLRAFERPIRRAAWRNGRVDPEVADALRAELAIVLLGVVRRGLPRPAGPRGSRRPCGRGT; via the coding sequence GTGACCGCGCTCGCCATCTCGCCCACCCGTGGCGAGCTGCTCCGGTTGGCCCAGCGCGTGGTCGAAGGCGACGGGAGCGCGCTGGAGCCGTTGCTCCGGGCGTTCGAGCGCCCCATCCGCCGGGCCGCCTGGCGCAACGGGCGCGTCGACCCGGAGGTGGCGGACGCCCTGCGCGCCGAGCTGGCCATCGTCCTGCTCGGGGTCGTCCGCCGCGGCCTCCCGCGCCCAGCCGGCCCGCGCGGCTCGAGGCGCCCCTGCGGCCGCGGGACGTGA
- a CDS encoding DUF2089 domain-containing protein: protein MELPGGCPNCGGPLEIREVVCRACDTVIRSHYEPSGFDRLDPDRRRFALLFLRAAGNLREMERLLGVSYPTVRKKLDEVIEALGGPVTAERDGDADAERRRLLEEVRRGELGVEQALAQIERWRRREGRGGPDAADGDADPTAGRDRREAEEEGKSS from the coding sequence ATGGAACTTCCTGGCGGATGCCCCAACTGCGGGGGACCCCTGGAGATTCGCGAGGTGGTCTGCCGCGCCTGCGACACGGTGATCCGGTCGCACTACGAGCCGAGCGGCTTCGACCGGCTGGATCCGGACCGGCGGCGGTTCGCCCTGCTCTTTCTGCGCGCGGCCGGCAACCTGCGCGAGATGGAGCGCCTCCTGGGCGTCTCCTACCCCACGGTGCGCAAGAAGCTCGACGAGGTGATCGAGGCGCTGGGCGGGCCGGTGACGGCCGAGCGCGACGGCGACGCGGACGCGGAGCGGCGCCGGCTGCTGGAGGAGGTCCGGCGGGGCGAGCTGGGCGTCGAGCAGGCGCTCGCCCAGATCGAGCGGTGGAGGCGTCGAGAGGGCCGGGGTGGTCCGGACGCCGCGGATGGCGACGCCGACCCGACCGCCGGCCGGGACCGCCGGGAGGCCGAAGAAGAAGGGAAGAGCAGCTGA
- a CDS encoding ABC transporter ATP-binding protein gives MAQPMIELHEVTKRFQQPVLRQVSFSVQPGEVIGLVGPNGAGKTTTIRLIAGVLRADGGSIRVAGRDPVREGDAIRRITGVLTESAGLYPHLSGLDNLRFFAEIYGVTDSGRPAALLEEFGLGAHADRKVAAYSTGMRKRLGLAKALLHRPALLLLDEPTSGLDPEGIRMVLEDIGRWSRNHGTTIVLSSHVLQQLEAVCHRYVFLDGGRVIEQGTLGELEMRHRTETVLEVETDLPLEGDRYEGFPVRRLAPGRLEFRLGSRRDVPELLRRLLRSAEVYSAVVADRDLQSLYFKIREDAARGQHGE, from the coding sequence ATGGCCCAGCCGATGATCGAACTGCACGAGGTCACCAAGCGCTTTCAGCAACCGGTGCTCCGCCAGGTCAGCTTCTCCGTCCAGCCCGGCGAGGTGATCGGCCTGGTGGGGCCGAACGGCGCCGGCAAGACCACCACGATCCGCCTGATCGCGGGCGTGCTCCGCGCGGACGGAGGAAGCATCCGCGTCGCCGGGCGCGACCCCGTGCGGGAGGGCGACGCGATCCGGCGCATCACCGGCGTCCTCACCGAATCCGCCGGGCTCTACCCGCACCTGAGCGGGCTCGACAATCTGCGCTTCTTCGCGGAGATCTACGGCGTGACCGACTCCGGCCGACCGGCGGCGCTGCTGGAGGAGTTCGGCCTCGGCGCCCACGCCGACCGGAAAGTCGCCGCCTACAGCACCGGGATGAGGAAGCGGCTCGGCCTGGCGAAGGCGCTGCTGCACCGCCCGGCCCTGCTTCTCCTGGACGAGCCCACCTCCGGCCTGGACCCCGAGGGCATCCGCATGGTGCTGGAGGACATCGGCCGCTGGAGCCGCAACCACGGCACCACCATCGTTCTCTCCTCCCACGTGCTGCAGCAGCTGGAGGCGGTCTGCCACCGGTATGTCTTCCTCGACGGCGGTCGCGTCATCGAGCAGGGCACGCTGGGCGAACTCGAGATGCGCCACCGGACCGAGACCGTGCTGGAGGTGGAGACGGACCTTCCCCTGGAAGGCGACCGTTACGAGGGGTTTCCGGTGCGGCGGCTTGCCCCGGGGCGGCTGGAGTTCCGACTCGGATCCAGGAGGGACGTGCCGGAGCTGCTCCGCAGGCTGCTCCGGAGCGCGGAGGTCTACAGCGCCGTCGTGGCCGACCGGGACCTTCAGAGCCTCTACTTCAAGATCCGGGAGGACGCCGCACGTGGGCAGCATGGTGAATAG
- a CDS encoding DUF6385 domain-containing protein: protein MAAGVSGNRCWIDVAPPAPGSGPVPVPVQPSVFEQSTSVATADALQYFGPHEVGLWPRYVYWYLNTGARTAFIQLELSPDAVNWYVFGSQTLAAGVIDWAFITAPPARYTRLGYRSDAAGQPTSLRLWVQAQMP, encoded by the coding sequence ATGGCCGCAGGCGTCTCAGGAAACCGCTGCTGGATCGACGTGGCCCCTCCGGCGCCGGGATCCGGGCCGGTACCGGTGCCCGTCCAGCCGTCGGTGTTCGAGCAGTCGACGTCCGTCGCGACCGCGGACGCGCTGCAGTACTTCGGACCTCACGAGGTCGGGCTCTGGCCGCGGTACGTGTACTGGTACCTCAACACGGGCGCCAGGACGGCCTTCATCCAGCTGGAGCTGAGCCCGGACGCCGTGAACTGGTACGTGTTCGGGTCTCAGACCCTGGCCGCCGGCGTGATCGACTGGGCGTTCATCACCGCTCCACCCGCCAGGTACACGCGCCTCGGGTACCGGTCCGACGCCGCCGGCCAGCCGACTTCCCTCCGGCTCTGGGTGCAGGCGCAGATGCCTTGA
- a CDS encoding phosphatase PAP2 family protein, which yields MPAQPGPGPLHQLLDPGVNLWLQQFSTPWLDRWMVAITTLGSATFYMLLLPPVYWLAGRREGHRLFFLFLVSMWLNGFFKAFFALPRPSAAEGVRQVVVETSNGFPSGHAQGSVTLWGFLAAEHRRIWPLSVLVIVLVCLSRLYLGVHYLADVAGGLVIGAAVLALFELGARRGWGSGWPRPLKLLLAVAVPLALWPVYRSPTADQELGFLMGLLVSDLWALEAVAYEEGGLWWQQVLKVAIGLGGFALLFALHGLLLPGEGLLSMLGYALISPWVTVAAPWIFTRLGLSAPRPPRPA from the coding sequence ATGCCCGCCCAACCCGGACCGGGACCGCTCCACCAGCTTCTCGACCCGGGCGTCAACCTGTGGCTGCAGCAGTTCTCGACGCCGTGGCTGGACAGGTGGATGGTGGCGATCACCACCCTCGGATCGGCGACCTTCTACATGCTCCTCCTGCCGCCGGTCTACTGGCTGGCGGGGAGGCGCGAGGGGCACCGGCTCTTCTTCCTTTTTCTCGTGTCGATGTGGCTGAACGGCTTCTTCAAGGCGTTCTTCGCCCTGCCGCGCCCGTCGGCCGCGGAGGGCGTCCGCCAGGTGGTGGTCGAGACCTCGAACGGCTTCCCCTCCGGTCACGCGCAGGGCTCGGTCACCCTCTGGGGCTTCCTCGCCGCCGAGCACCGCCGGATCTGGCCGCTCTCCGTGCTCGTCATCGTGCTGGTCTGCCTCTCCCGCCTCTACCTGGGCGTCCACTACCTGGCGGACGTCGCGGGCGGCCTGGTCATCGGGGCCGCCGTCCTCGCCCTCTTCGAGCTGGGTGCCCGCCGGGGCTGGGGATCCGGCTGGCCGAGGCCGCTCAAGCTCCTCCTGGCCGTCGCCGTCCCGCTGGCGCTCTGGCCGGTCTACCGGAGCCCCACCGCCGACCAGGAGCTCGGCTTCCTGATGGGCCTCCTGGTCAGCGACCTCTGGGCGCTCGAGGCGGTCGCCTACGAGGAAGGCGGCCTCTGGTGGCAGCAGGTGCTGAAGGTCGCGATCGGCCTCGGCGGCTTCGCCCTCCTCTTCGCCCTCCACGGCCTCCTCCTGCCCGGGGAAGGCCTGCTCTCCATGCTCGGCTACGCGCTGATCTCCCCGTGGGTGACCGTCGCCGCCCCGTGGATCTTCACGCGGCTGGGTCTGAGCGCGCCGCGCCCGCCTCGGCCTGCATAG
- a CDS encoding AMP-binding protein produces MPVLPDWIRRQARERGEKVFLIYHDEPITFHQYDELTDRLAYLLAEQGVRPGDHVAIAMGNSPEILVSLGAVAKRGAVATPLNPSLTERELRFLLEDVEAKLLLAHRPVGERVLDEHRRRPFRALEKVIVWDRDREGAPEGALDAHRAMRRPLPPTPLPSLSDDDVMMILYTSGTTGTPKGAMLTHGAMLGVVRVLAQVLGMSSEETVVNTLPYFHVFAISVEFLQFLYLGGTIVVRDQFHPRGVAEDIARYRATFMDGVPSMYILLNQLLHSESGEHLDLSSLRVGVVGAAPVPVEVQRAFEEKTGIVVVEGYGQTEVSPIASLQPPDPEKRRYGSCGQPLPGTEVKIVGPDGRELPPGEPGELWVRGFNVMRGYWNRPEESRQVLDPDGWLHTGDVLRQDSDGYLYMVDRLKDMIIYSGYNIYPKEVETVLYHHPAVAEAIVVGSSHPTKGEVPIAFVRLKEGVEAAPEELLELCRKELVPYKVPRQVILVEDFPRTPQGKPIREELKKMAAGPGVRAQAAGE; encoded by the coding sequence GTGCCGGTCCTTCCTGATTGGATCCGTCGCCAGGCGAGGGAGCGCGGGGAGAAGGTCTTCCTGATCTACCACGACGAGCCGATCACGTTTCACCAGTACGACGAGCTGACCGATCGCCTGGCCTATCTGCTGGCGGAGCAGGGCGTGAGGCCCGGCGACCATGTGGCCATCGCCATGGGCAACTCGCCGGAGATCCTGGTCAGTCTGGGTGCCGTGGCCAAGCGGGGTGCGGTCGCGACCCCGCTCAACCCGTCGCTCACCGAGAGGGAACTCCGCTTCCTTCTGGAAGACGTGGAGGCGAAGCTGCTGCTGGCCCACCGCCCCGTGGGCGAGAGGGTGCTGGACGAACATCGCCGCCGGCCGTTCCGGGCGCTGGAGAAGGTGATCGTCTGGGACCGCGACCGGGAAGGGGCACCGGAGGGCGCCCTGGACGCGCACCGGGCGATGCGGCGGCCGCTTCCCCCGACCCCTCTGCCCTCTCTCTCCGACGACGACGTGATGATGATCCTCTACACGTCGGGCACGACGGGCACGCCCAAAGGGGCGATGCTCACGCACGGCGCCATGCTCGGCGTGGTGCGGGTGCTGGCGCAGGTTCTGGGCATGTCGTCGGAGGAGACCGTCGTCAACACCCTGCCTTACTTTCACGTGTTCGCCATCTCGGTCGAGTTTCTGCAGTTCCTCTACCTCGGCGGGACGATCGTCGTCCGGGACCAGTTCCACCCGCGGGGCGTGGCGGAGGACATCGCCCGCTACAGGGCGACGTTCATGGACGGCGTGCCGAGCATGTACATCCTGCTCAACCAGCTTCTCCACAGCGAGTCCGGCGAGCATCTCGACCTCTCGTCGCTCCGCGTCGGCGTCGTGGGCGCGGCCCCCGTGCCGGTCGAGGTGCAGAGGGCCTTTGAGGAGAAGACGGGGATCGTGGTCGTCGAGGGATACGGCCAGACGGAGGTGTCGCCCATCGCGTCGCTGCAACCGCCCGACCCGGAGAAGAGGAGGTACGGCTCCTGCGGCCAGCCCCTGCCGGGGACGGAGGTCAAGATCGTCGGGCCCGACGGGCGGGAGCTGCCGCCGGGAGAGCCGGGCGAGCTGTGGGTCCGCGGCTTCAACGTCATGAGGGGATACTGGAACCGGCCGGAGGAGAGCCGGCAGGTTCTGGACCCGGACGGGTGGCTGCATACCGGTGACGTCCTGCGGCAGGACAGCGACGGCTATCTCTACATGGTGGACCGGCTGAAGGACATGATCATCTACAGCGGATACAACATCTATCCCAAGGAAGTCGAGACCGTCCTCTACCATCATCCCGCCGTGGCCGAGGCGATCGTGGTCGGGTCGTCCCACCCGACCAAGGGAGAGGTCCCCATCGCCTTCGTGCGGCTGAAGGAGGGCGTCGAGGCGGCGCCCGAGGAGCTGCTGGAGCTTTGCCGGAAGGAACTGGTACCTTACAAAGTTCCTCGCCAGGTGATCCTGGTCGAAGACTTTCCCAGGACGCCGCAGGGCAAGCCGATCCGGGAGGAATTGAAGAAGATGGCCGCCGGGCCCGGCGTCCGCGCGCAGGCGGCGGGCGAGTAG
- a CDS encoding sigma-70 family RNA polymerase sigma factor: MRLADEPYEAGRRLLGYLRAFVQRLAAREHARRNRREAHELPLDAEAESRPAAHNPEEEALSAVFLEQLLCRLDARERRVVTATVLEGRTEAELARELGISQQRVAALRRRALEKLRRFLEEAEEP, encoded by the coding sequence ATGCGCCTTGCGGACGAACCGTACGAGGCCGGCCGGCGCCTTCTCGGATACCTGCGGGCGTTCGTGCAGCGCCTGGCCGCGCGCGAGCACGCCCGCCGGAACCGGCGGGAAGCCCACGAGCTGCCCCTGGACGCCGAAGCCGAGTCGAGACCCGCGGCGCACAACCCCGAAGAGGAAGCGCTCTCCGCGGTCTTCCTCGAGCAGCTCCTCTGCCGCCTGGACGCCCGCGAGCGGCGCGTGGTGACGGCCACCGTCCTCGAGGGGCGGACCGAGGCCGAGCTGGCGCGGGAGCTGGGGATCAGCCAGCAGCGCGTGGCCGCCTTGCGCAGGCGCGCGCTCGAGAAGCTGCGACGCTTCCTGGAGGAGGCGGAGGAGCCGTGA
- a CDS encoding MerR family transcriptional regulator → MPTSRRRYTISELAEAFDTTPRTLRYYEELGLLAPEREGPHRLYGERDRVRLRLILRGRRLGFSLQEIRQMLDLYDVDRSEVTQLRDVLRRGRQRIAEVEAQIADLRALLEELRDREAQLERLLEQKTGSREEADPP, encoded by the coding sequence ATGCCCACGTCCCGGCGACGCTACACCATCTCCGAGCTGGCGGAGGCCTTCGACACCACGCCGCGCACGCTCCGCTACTACGAGGAACTCGGGCTCCTGGCCCCCGAGCGCGAGGGTCCCCACCGGCTCTACGGCGAGCGCGACCGGGTGCGCCTCAGGCTCATCCTGCGCGGGCGACGGCTCGGTTTCAGCCTGCAAGAGATCCGCCAGATGCTGGACCTCTACGACGTCGACCGGAGCGAGGTCACCCAGCTGCGCGACGTGCTGCGCAGGGGCCGACAGCGCATCGCCGAGGTGGAGGCGCAGATCGCCGACCTCCGGGCCCTGCTGGAGGAGCTGCGGGACCGGGAGGCCCAGTTGGAGCGGCTGCTCGAGCAGAAGACCGGCAGCCGAGAGGAGGCAGATCCGCCGTGA